AAATAAAGATGATCTATTGAAAACAATCATTAGAGAGTATTACGAGAAATTAAGAGATGAAATAAACAGTATAATAGATGAGAAAAAGGATCCTTTGTATACACTCATAAAAATTTTGAAAGCATATATTTATAATGCAATTGATCCGAACAGTAATTATTTGATTGTGTTAAAAAATCACAAATTAGTTTCAGTAAAAAAATCTGGGCAATCATACAAAGGTTTTGAAAGTCTTGAAAGAGTGATTGAAGTATGTATGAAGAAGAAACTTTTAAAAGAAAATGACCCTAGATTATTATCTCAAAGTTTATGGATGAATAATAATGGTATTATAAATCTTCTTTTAACAGAACCAGACTATCCTTGGGTTGATAAAGATACTTTGATTAATCATTGTGTGGATACATTTATAAATGGACTAAAATAATAAAAGGGACTTAGTGTCCCTTTTGAGTTTCCTGGGAGGAAAATTCTACTTTTCGTAGTAGAAGTTGCAAGCACCGTCATTATCACCATCATTGATATCAGTAAAGAATTTCTCATCCATATCCACTTCAAAAGTTTTAGTATCTGCGTATTGAGCAGTCATAATAACTTTATTTTCCGCAGTAACTTTAAATTTCGCATAATTGTAAATCCATCCACGATAATTGATCAATTTAGCTGTAGAGAAAACAACGAAAGCCTGAGGATTTCCTATAGCCATCTCTTCAAAATACTCCCAAGCATCTACATTTATACCACCGATAGCTTTTGGAGATTTTTTTTCTTCATTATCTGAAACTAATTTACATTTTCCATAGTCAATAACCGCTCTTACCTGGTATCCCCCTTTGAAAGCATCCATCAATTCGTCAAAATTTTTAATTTTAACAGGTTCTGCAACCAGTAGTCCCGTGAGAACTAAAATGATTACTAAGATTTTCATAATTTCTCCCCAATTTAGTTTTATTCAAGAGGTTATTTAAAAGGTCTATGAAGTTTTCATCGAGAATTTCTAACGAAATTGCAATCTATAGACTTTTAAACAACCTCCATTACAAATTATTTCGATAATATCATCTTACGGACAATTTTTTCTTTTCCATAGGATGTTATATAAAAATATACACCACTTGAAACTAGTTTTCCGAAATTATCTGTTCCATTCCAAAGAACTGCTTTTGAAGCACCAGCCTTCATATTTTCATTTATCAAAGTTTTTACAAGCTGACCATTAATATTCATAATGCTAATATTCACCAAACCATCAGTTGGAAGGTCAAAAGAAATGGTCGTTTCAGGGTTAAATGGATTTGGATAATTCTGTTTAACACTGAATTTTTCTGGTAAAACTTCATTTACACCAACAATTTCTGCAATTTGAATATCATCGATAATATACATATCTTGCATAGCAGGGCTAAATACATGGAATGAGAAATAATGCTTTCCAGTTTGTTCAGGACTAAAAGTAATAGTTACATTTTCCCAATTTCTACTATCCATTTGTGTTTCAATGTAAAGTTCATCATTAGACATTGCATCTCTAGTAGGTGATGTTCCCCATTTTACTTCAATACTTTCAGCAGCATTTGTTCCTGCAGTATCAGGACATTTCTGCCAGAAACTAATACTATATGTTCCACCTTCTACCATTTCAAATGCAGGTGAAAACAACCAAGTATCACTTGCATAAGTAAGCCAAGTAGGATAATTCATATATGCAGGAGCACTGTGAGCCATATTTGGATATGTATCATTATTATGGAAAACCATCCATGTGAAAAATTCGAATTGAGAATATGTTTCATAACACCATCCTTTATTTTCCGGGAATGCGGTATTTGGAACATCATCGAAATTTTCAATCCATGGATATTCTGACACTATCACTTCATTCATTGTAGTGAAAGACCAGATAGGACAATTTATTGCATCACCATGAATATTGAATGGAACAATTCTCCAGAAATATTCAGTTCCGAAGTTAATCAATCCAGACATAGAATATTCTACTTCATATGCATCTTCAATAACAATACCATTTAGAATATTTGATGGAGGATTGTCTGTTCCAAGATAAACTTTATATCCTTCAGGTGATCCAAGAGGTACACTCCATTCTAAATTACTAGAAAGCAAATTATCAATTGATTCGTCAAGTGGCTGTACAAGTGTTGTAGCATTAGGTGGTACAGGTTGTGTTTCCATGAATGTTACATCATCAATAAAAATTGAAGGATAACTGAATGTATTATTAACAAACTTGAAACCAATGTATGGTCCAGCAGATCCATCTGTAATATTTAATGTAATTTTTTCATAACTATCGCTCAAAGTGAATGTTTCGATAGGTGTGAAATTTTCAGTAGAGAGGTCACTTAATAGTCCAACAACAATTTGATTTGATTGAGCCATACCAGATTTTGCCCAGAATTCTAAAGTTCTAGTTTCAAAACCTTTCATAGCTGGAGTTACAAAAATTAGATCAGCATCCTGATCATCACCAAAAAGCATTTTAATACTTTTAGTTCCAGAATGAGCGTCTACCTGATAAGGACTAACAAAAATTCTTGAAAGGAATGAATATGACGAATCATTTACAACAATTGTATTCCAATCATCTGGTAGGTTTGTTGAGCCTTCAAAGTCTTCACTTAGAAAGTCATATTTTTCTTTCGCTGATCCTATCATTGGAATATCAATAGAGTTATTTACACCATTATTTGCGATGTTAAGTGTTTTAATAAAATTACCGGCACCTTCTGGGGAGAAAGTAATGTTTAATGTATCGCTATTACCCACGCTTATTGTTCCTGTGTAATTACAATAAAACGGCGGTTCGACAGATGCGCCTGATACAAAAACATCAGCAGTGCCGGCATTTTCAACAACTAAAGGCATGGTAATACTCATACCTTCATAAACTGAAGGAAAAAATAATGAATCTGTTTCAAAAACTAGTTCACCAACTCCGCCTTCAAGCATTTCAACTTCTATATCATCAATAAATGTATATTTTGAACCCGTTTGTTCTAAAACTTCATATCTCCATCTGAAAAATACTTGTTGATTTGAATAAGCAGAAAGTAGATTTGTAGATTTTACATAATCTTCCATAGGTGTTTCACTACTAAGACTGTCTAGAACTGTCCATGTAGCTCCATCATTATTAGATATCTCAAAGTATGTAATATCCTTTCCTGAAACTTTTCCTGTATTTTGTGATGGAATATAATCATTATCGCACCACCAAAATGAGATCCTGGAGTTAGCTGGAAGTTGAAATTTAGGTGTTATCAAAACTGGACTGCCGGTTGATGCATTTATTCCGTAAGGTCTTACATAAGCACTTACATGTCCAGTATGAGCATTTGTATAGGTTGAACTCCAAGAGTCATCGTCATAAGGAATCCATCCATCAAAGTCACCATAATTTTTGTACCAACCTTGTGGAGGAAATGGTTCTCCGGAATATCCTCCAGGATTATTTTCGAAACCTTCTAAAAATGGATATTCTGAAACAATCATTTCAGTAGAAAAACTCCAGATAATACCCTCAGTGATATCTCCAGTGGAATTTTTTACATCGACTCTCCAAAAAAGTTCAGTATTTGAAGGTAAATTGCCTTCAAAAGCATAAGTATTTACTCCACTAACAGCTGGAATACTTGAAGATAATAGCTCTAAATTTTCAATATCAGAACCCATGAAAATATCGTAAGTTGAAGCATTATTATCTAATGTAAAATTAAAATCTGATGTAACTGAGACTAATGAGCTTCCATTTTCTGGCATTGGATTTATCGGTGTAGCAGGTCCATTGCCATCATAATAAACTCTCATATCCACTAAAGAAGCTGGATAATCCTGATATCCTTCTGTTGTTGGAATATAAGTGTCTGCTCCATTTCTTATAGCTCTTACTTCTGTTCCTAAATTCTCTCTGGATCTAAATTTTACACTATAATTTTGAATTCCTTGAGCACTTTCAAAATGTACAACAAGATTATCACTACCATTATAGTCGAAATCATCTATATCTATATTGATCCATCCCTGATTGTATACAATTGAACCGTCATAAACAAGTTCAAAATCTGGGTTATTCACTGGATTTGGATATTGGAAACTCCAATTATATGCACCAGTAGGAAATGAACTATAACTAACATGTGAAAGATAGATCTTCTGGTTTGGCAATGTTAAAGGATCGCCAATATCATTCATTCCATAAAATGATAGTTCTGTTAATGTTTTTTCACTACCCAGTTCATTCTGAGTAAGCAATATTGAGCTCCATGAATAAGCATACGTTGATGCACATGTTGGAATCATTCCGGGATTATCACCAGAAAGTGTTTCCACAAAATGACTCTGATCAGCAAAAAGTGATATTGCTGATGCCAGTACTGTTGCCAGAGTCATTAGTTTTCTTTTGATCGACATTTGATACTCCACTTTTTTAAGTTCCACGGAAGTTATATTTTTTTTTACTGCACTTCAAATTAACATAATATTTTCTATTATAATTACCCATACAGGCTTATATTTGTACAAAAGAGGGTTGATATGACTAATATAGACCTAAAAATAAAAGTTGTAGCGTCAGCTCAAAAAATAGGAGTTGTTAAAACTGCTGAACTTTTTGGAGTAAACAGAAAGACTGTTTCAAAATGGTTGAAAAATTTTAACAATAATGGCACGGTTGGTCTTGAAAATAGATCAAGAAAGTCACAATATCACCCAAATAAGATAGAAGAAGCAAACTTTCTTGAGGCTAAAAAATTGTATGAAGAGGGTGGATATTCTTTCACCGAAATTTTAAATAAAACAAATTTAACTTGTAGTTTAAAAACACTGATAAAAAAATTGAGGTCTATTGATAATCTAACGACAAGAGTAAACGACAATATAAATGATAAACTAATTATACCTTATGTAATGGGAAATGGAGTATTGATCGAGCTAGTTAACAGGTCTAATGAATTAACAACATTTTATCATCTCGAAAAATCAGAACTTTCATTATGGATTAAATTTTTTGATATAATCTTGAAATCAAAAAATAAGTCTAGCTCTATCCATCTGTATAATTGCAAAATAACTAATTATTTAGTCCGTAGTAAAGATATTACCAATCTGTTTTCCATTCATAAGGTGAATCTACTAATCAATTATGATAGAGAAAAAAGGACTTTAAAGCAGAGTGATCTGATTGACTTGAAAAGGATTTATGAAATCCAAATCATCAATAATTTCTCAAAAATTGAAAAAGAA
Above is a genomic segment from Candidatus Delongbacteria bacterium containing:
- a CDS encoding choice-of-anchor J domain-containing protein is translated as MSIKRKLMTLATVLASAISLFADQSHFVETLSGDNPGMIPTCASTYAYSWSSILLTQNELGSEKTLTELSFYGMNDIGDPLTLPNQKIYLSHVSYSSFPTGAYNWSFQYPNPVNNPDFELVYDGSIVYNQGWINIDIDDFDYNGSDNLVVHFESAQGIQNYSVKFRSRENLGTEVRAIRNGADTYIPTTEGYQDYPASLVDMRVYYDGNGPATPINPMPENGSSLVSVTSDFNFTLDNNASTYDIFMGSDIENLELLSSSIPAVSGVNTYAFEGNLPSNTELFWRVDVKNSTGDITEGIIWSFSTEMIVSEYPFLEGFENNPGGYSGEPFPPQGWYKNYGDFDGWIPYDDDSWSSTYTNAHTGHVSAYVRPYGINASTGSPVLITPKFQLPANSRISFWWCDNDYIPSQNTGKVSGKDITYFEISNNDGATWTVLDSLSSETPMEDYVKSTNLLSAYSNQQVFFRWRYEVLEQTGSKYTFIDDIEVEMLEGGVGELVFETDSLFFPSVYEGMSITMPLVVENAGTADVFVSGASVEPPFYCNYTGTISVGNSDTLNITFSPEGAGNFIKTLNIANNGVNNSIDIPMIGSAKEKYDFLSEDFEGSTNLPDDWNTIVVNDSSYSFLSRIFVSPYQVDAHSGTKSIKMLFGDDQDADLIFVTPAMKGFETRTLEFWAKSGMAQSNQIVVGLLSDLSTENFTPIETFTLSDSYEKITLNITDGSAGPYIGFKFVNNTFSYPSIFIDDVTFMETQPVPPNATTLVQPLDESIDNLLSSNLEWSVPLGSPEGYKVYLGTDNPPSNILNGIVIEDAYEVEYSMSGLINFGTEYFWRIVPFNIHGDAINCPIWSFTTMNEVIVSEYPWIENFDDVPNTAFPENKGWCYETYSQFEFFTWMVFHNNDTYPNMAHSAPAYMNYPTWLTYASDTWLFSPAFEMVEGGTYSISFWQKCPDTAGTNAAESIEVKWGTSPTRDAMSNDELYIETQMDSRNWENVTITFSPEQTGKHYFSFHVFSPAMQDMYIIDDIQIAEIVGVNEVLPEKFSVKQNYPNPFNPETTISFDLPTDGLVNISIMNINGQLVKTLINENMKAGASKAVLWNGTDNFGKLVSSGVYFYITSYGKEKIVRKMILSK
- a CDS encoding helix-turn-helix domain-containing protein, producing the protein MTNIDLKIKVVASAQKIGVVKTAELFGVNRKTVSKWLKNFNNNGTVGLENRSRKSQYHPNKIEEANFLEAKKLYEEGGYSFTEILNKTNLTCSLKTLIKKLRSIDNLTTRVNDNINDKLIIPYVMGNGVLIELVNRSNELTTFYHLEKSELSLWIKFFDIILKSKNKSSSIHLYNCKITNYLVRSKDITNLFSIHKVNLLINYDREKRTLKQSDLIDLKRIYEIQIINNFSKIEKEINKNYYDYFFTSNEIQKE
- a CDS encoding TetR/AcrR family transcriptional regulator, translating into MSIAERKELEKINLKSKILEEAKNIFKEEGYDKISIRNIASRINYSPTTIYLYFKNKDDLLKTIIREYYEKLRDEINSIIDEKKDPLYTLIKILKAYIYNAIDPNSNYLIVLKNHKLVSVKKSGQSYKGFESLERVIEVCMKKKLLKENDPRLLSQSLWMNNNGIINLLLTEPDYPWVDKDTLINHCVDTFINGLK